ATTCGGGGAGAGTGCAGGGGGCATAAGCGTTAGTTATCTTATGCTATCGCCATTAAGTGAAGGATTATTTCAACGTGGTATAATGCAGGTAAAGTGGCATGTtattcattctctctctctctctctctctctctctctctctctctctctctctctctctatatatatatatatatatatatatatatatatcgctcgctctctgtctgtctgtctgtctgtctgtctgtctgtctgtctgtctgtctctctctctctctctctctctctctctctctctctctctctctctctctctctctctctctctcattcattCATGATAACATATGTTTGTACTGTATGTGTTCCAAAAAGAGCATGACACCGGTCCCATTGCATTATTATTGCTATTATTCAGCAAATACTTTCTTTGGTTTCAGAGTGGTACGGCTATGATGGAATTGACAGTCACGATTGGTAACGAAAAAGCCAACAAAATAGCCCACGGTTTAGGTAAATTAGTAAACTGTGAAAAAGAAACGTCTGAGGAACTTTTAGAGTGTCTGAGAAGTACGCCAATGGAAGACTTTCTAGATCCACAAGACCCAAACACGGTAAGGATAGTGGATGGAGGCATGACACAGTCTCAAAAATCCAACACTATTAAAGTACGATTGAATATGTTTGGTTTGCTTGTAAGCATGCTAAATTCTTGTGCATGTCCTGAAACCTGGAACTACTTTTAATATTGTGACAATGGAGGAAAGTTTCTTGAAAGTCACTCCTATTAAGATATGAAGCACGTCAACACATTCGGAATCACATGAAATTTGGGAAATCGAGAACATTTACTAATATACAATTATcgatttttcattaattttgctTGAGaagctgtacatgtaattacatcattttcccactgttttttttttcattcagctggaaaataccaGTGACCTTGTCACTACTATCCCTCCAGCgattcgtagtgacaaggcctccTAAGTCATTCGTATTTGATTACAATTGGCAGAacgaaaaaaatattggggaataattgTCGTCTATATTGTTATCGTTCCACAAATTTCCGAGTTGCATCTGAAAAAAACAAGCCTTGTGGGAATTCGTGCAACTTCAAATTTGAGCTAAACATGTCATATTAGCTCAATCAACACAGTCACACCTACTTAGTACATATAGATGGGGGTCATAGAAATACTAGTGACGATATGCATGATAAATGAAATCATCCTGTACATCATAGCTATAGATGTAAGAGTAATCTCATATTCACTAACGAGCCTATCGACCTCTGTAGCTACTAAATGTATACACTTCTTCATGTGTTTGGTTGTTTTCTTTACAGGGTATGTTAGCAAATGTGACTGGGTCATCAGCATATGCTATACCATTCACGCCATTTGTTGATGGAAATTTCCTACCAGACTCACCGATCAAACTAGCACGGGAGAAACGCATTAATAAGGTCGATGCTATGTTAGGTCAGATGACACACGAGGGGTCGTTAGCAACAATGGTTATTGACCCTAACGCTTTGGAAAAGACTTCGATGTCTCTCAACAGAAGTACGTTTGAAGAAGGTCTATCTACTGCGGCAGTGTTTTCATTGTTAAATAAGGATCCGCAGTTATTAGAAGCGGCAAAAATCGTCTACCTCGACTGGGATCATGTAGACGATCCAAATACTGACTACTTTGATCCATTTGTGCAGATATTCTCTGATGAAATGATGACTTGTCCAACCGATCTATTTGCTCGTTCACTTGCTGAGGCAGAGTTGTCGACATATCACTATTCAATGTCACATATTCCGGTAAACTCTATCTGGAAAGTGAAATGGGCCAAGGCTGCACACGGAGAAGATTTAGCCTTCGTTTTTGGATCCCATTTTAGAGAGAAGGGAGATTGGGTCATGCCACAAGTAGATATAGATGTTTCTTTCCAAGTGATGAAATACTGGACAAACTTTGCTAAAACTGGGTAAGCCGATTATAAATTTGTATGATACTGTATTTCTAGTTCGTGATTCTTGTACTGTAGTCTGTTCTGATAACGTTTACTCTGCACTGACTCAGATCAGTGATAATGCTTAACCGATACTCAGTGATAGAGATAGCTTCTAGGTAGCGCTAGCGAAAactatatttcttcatttgGCTCTGCTTCATGGGTAGGAACCTTTTGGTTTGCCATTACATGTACTGTccacaaataaaaaatatcaaatttatgaaCTCAAAATGtcttgaaaaatattgttttggcAAGAATATATTAAAGACATTTAGGTTTCCTATGTGTGCTTGTTTCCCAGAATTCCTCACCCTATTACACAGAAGATATTTTCTGGGTCAGGTTTGCCGATTTTTAATCTATTTTGCACGATGTAGAATTGAATAAATTGATTTTCTGGATCACATTGAACAAAACAGTGGTTTAGATTCTGGTATAAATGTGAAGgtttaatattttattgattatttgccgtatgaaaatattattaaacaatTAACAAAAGCTGTCCTTATCACAAATATGACGACTGTGATAGCTACTGACATGCTTGAACATACATTTTCAGCAACCCGAATTTATCATCAGAAGATGCCGAATTAACACCTGAAGAGAAATCAGTGGAATGGCCTGCATTCACTGTACCAGAAATGTACTACAAAGATATATCAACAAGTATGCAGACAAAGAGAGCTTTGAAAGCTAGAGAATGTGCTTTCTGGAATAAGTATGTTCCAGGAGTCGTGGCAGCTTTAGGTAACCATCTTCTGTATGCTTTGCTGTAATGAAATATCTGTCTGAAAATGGCCTCGGGTTCTTGCTGGATTTCAAATCTAGCCACTCTCACAATTGACGCTAGTAGTGCTCCGAAGTTATGTGAACCAGTGGCTGCAGGCAGCAGCAGCCAACAAAAAAAATTGAGGCATTTTCTTATTGTTTTTCATTATTCATAtaatcacaacacaacacaacacaacacaacacaacacaacacaacgtcACATTTTCTCAGTTGGAATAGCGCGCGAATTTGAGGTTTTCATAATTAACTGGCTGGCATGTTTGATAGAGTACACAAAAGGTTGGAGCCACACGCCAAACACAGCCCCCTTTTAAACCAAATCTTACTGCACTACCATTTATGTACCTTTAATCCTGCAGATGCAGCAAAGAACAAGTGTGGTGAGGCTTCTGAGAATAAATACTCGGAGGAGGCAAATGAACCATGAAGACATAAAAGTCTACTTCATTGAGTAACATGAAGCCACCGGATGGTTCTCACTGACTTTAAACCAACACATCCACTCTGATTTCATGATTTAAGTAATTATGCTACATATCTTACAATGGCACGATGCAAACTgaacataatttggtacatgcattgGTGATAACAAAAGTCCATGTAccatataaaatttgatgatgtacagcttttagttttaatgactcatttacaaaagtaatgattttcagtaattaggctatatcttcaaaATGCACACTAATGTAATTGATGATGCACTAGCACTGCGGTCGAGGACGCGCCCTCTGTGTCCGAGATACTTCTGTCCGTGTTTTTTGTAAGCTTATGAGCGCAAGGTGAAAAATCGCTCTGGGTCAGTTCGGCATCGTCTTTCCTAATTTT
The nucleotide sequence above comes from Glandiceps talaboti chromosome 10, keGlaTala1.1, whole genome shotgun sequence. Encoded proteins:
- the LOC144440805 gene encoding acetylcholinesterase-like, translated to MSGVPKLVVLSVLFYASLVNANAGAENPRIETKAGTIFGTVVQFSHADTDIKRPVHVFKGIPYAEPPVGELRFRPTVPKTSWEGDYNATFQRPACPQRELPLLPLNETIDEDCLHLNVYVPIPVPDNAAVMVWIHGGGFYMGSGADTYYDGIPLVALNDVILVTINYRLGALGFLSTGDSVIPGNYGMLDQIEALKWVQNNIAVFGGDPKKVTIFGESAGGISVSYLMLSPLSEGLFQRGIMQSGTAMMELTVTIGNEKANKIAHGLGKLVNCEKETSEELLECLRSTPMEDFLDPQDPNTGMLANVTGSSAYAIPFTPFVDGNFLPDSPIKLAREKRINKVDAMLGQMTHEGSLATMVIDPNALEKTSMSLNRSTFEEGLSTAAVFSLLNKDPQLLEAAKIVYLDWDHVDDPNTDYFDPFVQIFSDEMMTCPTDLFARSLAEAELSTYHYSMSHIPVNSIWKVKWAKAAHGEDLAFVFGSHFREKGDWVMPQVDIDVSFQVMKYWTNFAKTGNPNLSSEDAELTPEEKSVEWPAFTVPEMYYKDISTSMQTKRALKARECAFWNKYVPGVVAALDAAKNKCGEASENKYSEEANEP